The following proteins are co-located in the Deltaproteobacteria bacterium genome:
- a CDS encoding DUF3786 domain-containing protein — protein MKTSQEDLFRYADQIPQALWDDLRKRSPQQAAEAVGALWDGTLFKVPIIGIEYTVDPDKKQITESGRADHRVSYQAGVVLLTTLATSKGVPPSGRMVVPQELPGGRMFFTGAHAVAAGPLAKAFAKDPGQLIDRALAVGGEMIDGADTAIRIPGLPYVPLYVLFWEGDQPSSARAIIGIDDRAHFHLDLASIFALTNLLVYRLCKAFP, from the coding sequence CTTGTTCAGATATGCAGATCAGATCCCTCAAGCGTTGTGGGACGACCTAAGAAAACGGTCTCCCCAACAGGCAGCGGAGGCGGTCGGCGCTCTATGGGACGGAACCCTCTTCAAAGTGCCCATTATCGGGATCGAATATACCGTCGATCCGGATAAAAAGCAGATCACAGAGTCCGGCCGAGCCGATCATCGGGTCAGCTATCAGGCCGGCGTGGTGTTGCTCACCACTCTGGCCACTTCCAAGGGGGTGCCGCCCAGCGGCCGTATGGTAGTGCCGCAGGAACTTCCCGGGGGCCGGATGTTTTTCACGGGTGCCCACGCGGTGGCCGCGGGTCCGCTGGCCAAGGCCTTTGCCAAGGATCCCGGTCAACTGATCGATCGTGCCCTTGCAGTCGGCGGCGAGATGATCGATGGCGCGGACACGGCGATTCGCATACCGGGGTTGCCGTATGTGCCGTTATACGTTCTATTTTGGGAGGGAGATCAGCCGTCTTCAGCCAGAGCAATCATCGGGATTGATGACAGGGCGCATTTTCATCTGGACTTGGCAAGCATATTTGCGTTAACCAACCTTCTTGTATATCGACTCTGTAAAGCCTTTCCCTGA